Proteins from one Candidatus Fusobacterium pullicola genomic window:
- the lepB gene encoding signal peptidase I — protein MEKSKLILNGIFYTIVTIIFIILFIKEKKIGAWIKEHRDKFSDRLVSKLGWEGKSSGVALKKTIAFVESIGTALILVLIIQKIYLGNFLVPTGSMEPTIMPKDRLFGNMVVYKFRKPERNEIIVFKEPIQNKVLYTKRVMGLPGEKVALKDNHLYINDQKLDIREYSSLGQLGEDGYWIVPKKGDVIEVIPGANYGEYVWSKAGQPIDVAEVQKQLVANPGAVAQILPDLEFRVNGVKTGMVLDIIHDSNAVKKIFAGEKVTVVADEDYYLALGDNTNGSYDSRMWGFVKESRIKGKAFVRFWPLNRISLLK, from the coding sequence ATGGAAAAAAGTAAATTGATATTAAATGGAATTTTTTATACTATTGTTACAATTATATTTATAATTTTATTTATTAAAGAGAAAAAAATAGGGGCATGGATAAAAGAACATAGAGATAAATTTTCAGATAGACTGGTTTCAAAGTTAGGATGGGAAGGAAAAAGTTCAGGGGTAGCTTTAAAGAAGACAATAGCTTTTGTAGAGAGTATAGGAACAGCTTTAATTTTAGTTTTAATTATACAAAAAATATATTTAGGAAACTTTTTAGTTCCAACTGGTTCAATGGAACCTACAATAATGCCAAAGGATAGACTTTTTGGGAATATGGTTGTCTATAAATTTAGAAAACCAGAAAGAAATGAGATAATAGTATTTAAGGAACCAATTCAAAATAAGGTATTATATACTAAGAGGGTAATGGGATTACCTGGAGAAAAGGTTGCTCTAAAGGATAATCATCTGTATATTAATGATCAAAAATTAGATATAAGAGAGTACTCAAGTTTAGGACAACTAGGAGAAGATGGTTACTGGATAGTACCTAAAAAAGGTGATGTTATCGAAGTTATCCCAGGGGCTAACTATGGTGAATATGTGTGGAGTAAAGCTGGGCAACCAATAGATGTGGCTGAGGTTCAAAAACAATTGGTAGCTAATCCAGGAGCAGTGGCTCAAATACTGCCAGATTTAGAGTTTAGAGTAAATGGAGTAAAAACTGGAATGGTTTTAGATATAATACATGATTCTAATGCTGTGAAAAAAATATTTGCTGGTGAAAAAGTTACAGTAGTAGCAGATGAAGATTATTACTTAGCATTAGGAGATAATACTAATGGTAGTTATGACTCAAGAATGTGGGGATTTGTAAAAGAGAGTAGAATAAAGGGAAAAGCTTTTGTAAGATTTTGGCCTTTAAATAGAATATCACTTTTAAAATAA
- a CDS encoding Sapep family Mn(2+)-dependent dipeptidase, with protein MNDKIYYDKLEGNFPKFLKDLDRVISIPSYLQEDNSKYPFGENIQKALEEMITICKELGFRTYIDPQGYYGYAEIGNGDKLVGVLGHLDVVPPGDLSKWENDPFKPVVKDGKYYGRGAQDDKGPTLAAIYALKTLLDCGFELKYRVRFIFGTDEENLWRDMPKYVEKEEMPTIGFTPDSKFPLIYSEKGLLQCKLIAKNESGLVFKGGDAMNSVPSNMIVPKSDELVEMLKELNYEFKEKDGKIEIVGKSVHAQVAETGINAINRYMYALTKLGKESKSGRFITENLIGYDFAEPIFGVVKDEHSGELKFNVGKIEFTEENEILGIDMRIPVTYDKEKIVEVLTKKAKEYGFEYAQHDYLKSIYVPLDSELITTLMSAYQEITGDMESQPVASGGATYARAMNNCVAFGCVLPGSPKTEHQPNEYIILDDMKKAMKIYMKAFEKFNK; from the coding sequence ATGAACGACAAAATTTATTATGACAAACTAGAAGGAAACTTTCCTAAATTTTTAAAAGATTTGGATAGAGTTATATCGATACCTAGCTATTTACAAGAGGATAATAGCAAATATCCATTTGGTGAAAATATTCAAAAAGCATTAGAAGAAATGATAACTATCTGTAAAGAGTTAGGATTTAGAACTTATATTGATCCACAAGGATATTATGGATATGCTGAGATAGGAAATGGAGATAAATTAGTTGGAGTATTGGGACATCTTGATGTAGTTCCTCCAGGAGATCTGAGTAAATGGGAGAATGATCCATTTAAACCAGTAGTTAAAGATGGAAAATACTATGGAAGAGGGGCACAAGATGATAAAGGACCTACTTTAGCAGCTATATATGCATTAAAAACGCTATTAGATTGTGGGTTTGAACTAAAATATAGAGTGAGATTTATATTTGGTACAGATGAGGAAAATTTATGGAGAGATATGCCAAAATATGTTGAAAAAGAGGAGATGCCGACAATAGGATTTACTCCTGATTCTAAATTTCCACTTATTTATTCGGAAAAGGGACTATTACAATGTAAACTTATAGCTAAAAATGAGAGTGGATTAGTATTTAAAGGCGGAGATGCAATGAATTCTGTTCCATCAAATATGATAGTTCCAAAGAGTGATGAGTTAGTAGAGATGTTAAAAGAACTAAACTATGAATTTAAGGAAAAAGATGGAAAGATTGAAATAGTTGGAAAAAGTGTTCATGCACAAGTTGCTGAAACTGGAATAAACGCTATAAATAGATATATGTATGCTTTAACAAAACTAGGAAAAGAGAGTAAATCAGGAAGATTTATAACTGAGAATTTAATAGGTTATGACTTTGCTGAACCTATTTTTGGAGTAGTAAAGGATGAGCACTCAGGAGAATTAAAGTTTAATGTAGGAAAGATTGAGTTTACAGAGGAAAATGAGATATTAGGAATTGATATGAGAATTCCAGTGACATATGATAAAGAGAAAATAGTAGAAGTACTTACTAAAAAAGCAAAAGAGTATGGATTTGAATATGCTCAACACGATTATTTAAAATCAATATATGTACCATTAGATTCAGAATTAATTACTACTCTTATGAGTGCTTATCAAGAGATAACAGGGGATATGGAATCTCAACCTGTTGCAAGTGGAGGAGCTACTTATGCTAGAGCCATGAATAACTGTGTAGCTTTTGGTTGTGTATTACCAGGAAGTCCTAAGACTGAGCATCAACCAAATGAGTATATTATACTAGATGATATGAAAAAAGCTATGAAAATATATATGAAAGCTTTTGAAAAATTTAATAAATAA
- the rplS gene encoding 50S ribosomal protein L19, with translation MKEKLIQLVEQSYLRNDIPEFKAGDTIAVYYKVVEGNKERVQLFEGVVIRVNGGGIAKTFTIRKVTAGVGVERIIPVNSPMIDKIEVLKVGRVRRSKLYYLRGLSGKKARIKEIRK, from the coding sequence ATGAAAGAAAAATTAATTCAATTAGTAGAGCAAAGCTACTTAAGAAACGACATTCCTGAATTCAAAGCTGGAGATACTATCGCAGTATACTACAAAGTTGTAGAAGGAAACAAAGAAAGAGTTCAATTATTCGAAGGAGTAGTTATCAGAGTAAATGGTGGAGGAATTGCAAAAACTTTCACAATTAGAAAAGTAACTGCTGGTGTAGGAGTAGAAAGAATTATTCCTGTAAACTCTCCAATGATCGACAAAATCGAAGTATTAAAAGTTGGAAGAGTAAGAAGATCTAAGCTTTACTACTTAAGAGGACTTTCTGGTAAAAAAGCTAGAATCAAAGAAATCAGAAAATAA
- a CDS encoding YfcC family protein, which translates to MNKKKMLSAYTIVFIFLLVTAALTWIVPQSVVITNDSGTQEVIYNAVFGANGEVIRGAGAQPAGLWDVIMAPITGFQNAGPVSIAILMAGAFLGLINSVGALDAGIGGLLKRYTGTSLIVILMFVFAVFGSVFGFWEEIPAFSIVIVPLFVLAGYDVMTGLAVLFIGATVGNMASVVNPFSVGAAIGAIGNPELSLGSGMILRMVIFIAMYLVGVIYVIKYANSVKNDKAKSVVADIEVNTRVNEEGHELPELTKKRFWSIMVLVGIIVLLILGYMPWYVVELDGGKTLQDVINAPINFIASIPVLGNLSGLKHFTPFGDWYFGEFAFVFLLGSILIGVINKMPEEEFVKEFANGAKDLLGVILVLSVANGISVLMGSKTSGMSVTFVYWIQTALQGIPAWAFSIATVAAYVGIGFFLQSTSGVAGITMPILGAVTMALFQGSDIGATGGQVMLISAFTVGINFMCGIYPGASTMGTLELFHVPYDRYLKFTLKVFLPMLVIGCLIISASQFVGLI; encoded by the coding sequence ATGAATAAAAAGAAAATGTTAAGTGCATACACTATAGTTTTTATATTTCTATTAGTTACTGCTGCGTTGACGTGGATAGTACCTCAATCTGTAGTTATAACAAATGATAGTGGTACACAAGAAGTAATATATAATGCAGTTTTTGGAGCTAATGGAGAAGTTATCAGAGGTGCTGGAGCACAGCCAGCAGGACTTTGGGATGTTATAATGGCTCCAATAACAGGATTTCAAAATGCTGGACCAGTAAGTATTGCAATATTGATGGCAGGAGCGTTTTTAGGATTAATAAATTCGGTAGGAGCATTAGATGCAGGAATAGGAGGATTATTAAAAAGATATACTGGAACTTCTCTTATTGTAATTTTAATGTTTGTATTTGCTGTATTTGGAAGTGTTTTTGGATTTTGGGAGGAGATACCAGCTTTCTCAATAGTTATTGTTCCATTATTTGTACTAGCTGGGTATGATGTTATGACAGGATTAGCTGTTCTATTTATAGGAGCTACTGTTGGAAATATGGCCAGTGTAGTAAATCCATTCTCAGTAGGAGCAGCTATTGGAGCTATTGGTAATCCAGAGCTTTCATTAGGAAGTGGAATGATTTTAAGAATGGTAATCTTTATAGCTATGTATCTAGTTGGAGTGATTTATGTTATAAAGTATGCTAATAGTGTAAAAAATGATAAGGCAAAATCAGTAGTGGCAGATATAGAAGTAAATACAAGAGTTAATGAAGAGGGACATGAATTACCAGAACTTACAAAGAAAAGATTTTGGTCAATTATGGTATTGGTAGGAATAATTGTTCTATTAATTTTAGGATATATGCCTTGGTATGTAGTAGAGTTAGATGGAGGAAAAACACTTCAAGATGTTATAAATGCTCCAATAAACTTTATTGCTTCAATACCTGTATTAGGAAATTTAAGTGGACTTAAACATTTTACTCCATTTGGAGATTGGTATTTTGGAGAATTTGCTTTTGTTTTCTTACTAGGGTCTATTTTAATAGGAGTTATTAATAAAATGCCAGAGGAGGAATTTGTAAAGGAGTTTGCAAATGGTGCTAAAGATTTATTAGGTGTAATTTTAGTTCTTTCAGTAGCAAATGGAATATCTGTACTTATGGGAAGTAAGACTTCTGGAATGTCTGTAACATTTGTTTATTGGATTCAGACAGCACTTCAAGGAATACCAGCATGGGCTTTCTCTATAGCAACAGTAGCAGCTTATGTAGGTATAGGTTTCTTCTTACAATCAACAAGTGGAGTTGCAGGGATTACAATGCCAATACTTGGTGCTGTAACTATGGCACTATTCCAAGGTAGTGATATAGGAGCTACTGGTGGACAAGTAATGTTAATTTCAGCTTTTACAGTAGGAATAAACTTTATGTGTGGAATATATCCGGGAGCTAGTACAATGGGAACTTTAGAGTTATTCCATGTACCATATGATAGATATTTAAAGTTCACATTAAAGGTTTTTCTACCAATGTTAGTAATAGGATGTTTAATAATATCAGCCTCACAATTTGTAGGGTTAATTTAA